DNA from Streptomyces sp. Edi4:
GCCGAACGCACCCCCGCCGACACGGGCAACGGTCACATGGACGCCGTCTCCATCGCCACCACCTGCTACTTCGCCCCCTGCACGGGGACGGGCCCCTGGGTGGAGGCCGACCTTGAGAACGGCATGTTCCAGGGCGCCAACGGCTCCAACACCGCCAATCTGGGCAACAGCACCCCGTATGTCACCGCGATGCTCAAGAACGACGGGCGGACCAGGTACGCGCTCAAGGGCGGCAACGCCCAGGGCGGCGGCCTTTCGACCTGGTGGGACGGGGCGCTGCCCGACCGTGGCGGCTACCAGCCGATGCGGCAGGAGGGCGGCATCATCCTGGGCACCGGCGGTGACAACAGCAACTGGAACCGGGGCACCTTCTTCGAGGGCGTGATGGTCGCGGGCTATCCGACGAATGCCGCCGATGACGCCGTGGCGGCCGACATCGCCTCCGTCGGTTACACGGGCCAGACCGACGAGCCCAACGGCGACCAGCGTCGCTTCACCGGCCCCGGCGCCACCTGCGTGGACGTCGCCGCCGACGACACCGGGGGCGACGGCGCCCCGGTGCAGCTGTGGTCCTGTCAGAAGTACGCCGAGGACCAGCACTGGGCCCACCTCGCCGACGGCACCTTGCGCACCCTCGGCCGCTGCCTCGACATCAACGGCAACGGCACGGCCCGCGGCACCAAGGTCGAACTGTGGGACTGCGACGGTGTCGGCGGCCAGAACTGGCTGGCCCGTGCGGACGGCTCGCTCTTCAACCCGCAGTCGGGCCGGTGCCTCGACTCCCCGAGCGGCGCGACCGCCAACGGCACCAGGCTCCAGATCTGGGACTGCAACGGCAGCCCGGCCCAGAAGTTCCAGCTCCACTGACCGGTTACGGCGCGCCCGGATCCGAGGTGAGGTCGCAGACGACGCCGAAGTGGTCGGAGGGCCACGCCGTACGGCGCCGGGCGCGGACCGGTGTGGTGAACGCCAGCTCGGCGTGCACCGCGCGCGGTCCGGCGCTGAGCACGAAGTCGATGCGCCGCGCGGGTTCACGGGCCTTGCGCGCGAACCCGTTGGCGGGCGTGTACGTGTGGCCGGGTCCCGAGCCCGCGCTCACCCACGCGTCCGCCATGCGGCCCGTCAGCCATCGGATCTCGTCGGTGTCCGGAGCGGCGTTGAGATCGGCCAACAGGACGACGTCCCGTCCGCCGCGCCGCTCCGCGAGGTGGGTGAGGTCCGCCAGGAAGCGCACCTGCTGATGCCTGACGGAGGCGTGCTCCCACTCCCACGTCAGATGGGTGACGAGAACCGTCGTCGCGCCCACCTCGGCGCGCAGCACCGACCGGGGCTCGACACCGTCGGGCACCGGCAGCGGGAGCACGTCGTACCGCGCGACGGGCTCCCGGGTGAGCAGGGCGTTGCCCTGGGTGGCGCACCCGCGCCGTGAGGAGGCGGCGCCATACGTCACGTGGTACCCGAGCCCGTCCGCGATGCGCTCCGCCTGGCACCCCGACCGCTTCCGCCACACTTCCTGGAGGCCGACGAGGTCGGGGGCGATCCGCACCAGCCCGTCCCTGATGAGCGGCAGCCGTCGGCGCCAGGCGGAACCCCGCCCCCAGACGTTGAGCGTGAGGACCCGCGTGGCGCTCATCCCCGCGTACGGACGCTCCGGCCGGCTGATCACGCCGCCCGGCGGTCGTCCCGGTCGTCCGCCAGGGCGATGGCGGTCTTGATGCGCTTGCCGACCGGTTCGCGGTGCACCTCGAAGCTGCGGCACACGGCCATGACGATCTCCAGA
Protein-coding regions in this window:
- a CDS encoding endonuclease/exonuclease/phosphatase family protein, yielding MSATRVLTLNVWGRGSAWRRRLPLIRDGLVRIAPDLVGLQEVWRKRSGCQAERIADGLGYHVTYGAASSRRGCATQGNALLTREPVARYDVLPLPVPDGVEPRSVLRAEVGATTVLVTHLTWEWEHASVRHQQVRFLADLTHLAERRGGRDVVLLADLNAAPDTDEIRWLTGRMADAWVSAGSGPGHTYTPANGFARKAREPARRIDFVLSAGPRAVHAELAFTTPVRARRRTAWPSDHFGVVCDLTSDPGAP
- a CDS encoding arabinofuranosidase catalytic domain-containing protein, which translates into the protein MRRTPLSPAKPRNRLFPLHVRVRVHVHGRVHSPGARARRAVLSVFSVLAVVLGSLLILPGTSQAASALPCDIYAGAGTPCVAAHSTTRALIGSYSGPLYQVKRVSDGAVRDIGPLTPGGYADAAAQDAFCGATTCSIDKVYDQTSRHNDLFPGPAGTAGMGPDRGADASEIAVTAGGHKVYGIWISPGVGYRSAGQASGTAVDGQAEGAYMVASGTHVGSACCFDYGNAERTPADTGNGHMDAVSIATTCYFAPCTGTGPWVEADLENGMFQGANGSNTANLGNSTPYVTAMLKNDGRTRYALKGGNAQGGGLSTWWDGALPDRGGYQPMRQEGGIILGTGGDNSNWNRGTFFEGVMVAGYPTNAADDAVAADIASVGYTGQTDEPNGDQRRFTGPGATCVDVAADDTGGDGAPVQLWSCQKYAEDQHWAHLADGTLRTLGRCLDINGNGTARGTKVELWDCDGVGGQNWLARADGSLFNPQSGRCLDSPSGATANGTRLQIWDCNGSPAQKFQLH